The proteins below are encoded in one region of Planctopirus limnophila DSM 3776:
- a CDS encoding sugar phosphate isomerase/epimerase family protein, producing the protein MPENLPISSRRQFFGDFTHGLTVAAATAAGLSASSGSLLASEPAVPANELLKKKTRLSLAAYSWNARLAKAWDEKTPPKGATIPTFIDYCASLGLDGCELTSYYFPKDVSPEYLYACKNQAFRKGLDITGTAIGNDFCLPEGPALDAQMAMTKQWIDNSVLLGAPVIRIFAGKVAKGDTEEIAFERCVKGITKAVEYAASKGVCLALENHGGITATPEQLLKIYHAVPASPFFGINFDSGNFRTADPYADLEKIAPFAINAQLKVEMFKTDGKKELADIPRILSILKNAGYQGYLILEYEAAESPDEAIPRYVETLRKLLDA; encoded by the coding sequence ATGCCAGAAAACCTCCCCATTTCTTCCCGCCGGCAGTTTTTTGGCGATTTCACACATGGTTTGACAGTCGCTGCGGCTACCGCGGCTGGCTTGTCTGCATCATCAGGTTCACTCCTGGCCAGCGAACCTGCGGTTCCCGCCAATGAGCTGCTCAAGAAGAAGACCCGCTTGTCGCTGGCGGCATACTCCTGGAATGCCCGTCTCGCGAAAGCCTGGGATGAAAAGACTCCTCCCAAGGGAGCGACGATCCCGACGTTCATCGACTACTGCGCTTCGCTCGGCCTCGATGGCTGCGAATTGACAAGCTACTACTTCCCCAAGGATGTCTCGCCTGAGTACCTCTACGCCTGCAAAAACCAGGCATTCCGTAAAGGCCTTGATATCACGGGGACAGCCATTGGGAACGATTTCTGCCTTCCCGAAGGCCCGGCTCTCGACGCCCAGATGGCGATGACAAAGCAGTGGATCGACAACTCCGTTCTGCTGGGGGCACCGGTGATTCGTATCTTCGCCGGGAAAGTTGCTAAAGGAGACACCGAGGAAATTGCCTTCGAACGCTGCGTGAAGGGGATCACCAAAGCGGTCGAATATGCTGCCAGCAAAGGGGTTTGCCTGGCACTGGAGAATCATGGCGGGATCACTGCCACACCCGAACAACTCCTCAAAATCTACCACGCTGTTCCCGCTTCTCCTTTCTTTGGAATCAATTTTGACAGCGGGAACTTTCGGACGGCGGATCCTTATGCCGATCTCGAAAAAATTGCCCCCTTCGCCATCAATGCGCAGCTCAAGGTGGAGATGTTCAAGACCGACGGCAAGAAGGAACTGGCCGATATCCCACGCATTCTTTCCATACTGAAGAATGCCGGCTATCAGGGCTATCTCATCCTCGAATACGAAGCCGCCGAAAGCCCCGACGAGGCCATCCCCCGCTACGTGGAGACACTCCGAAAACTGCTGGATGCCTAG
- a CDS encoding Spy/CpxP family protein refolding chaperone: protein MLKIEQILKSAGRVAVAVAAVSCLWISTASAQPPGGGQRGGFQGSMGGGMGGGPMGLLMMPEVQTELKITDDQKTKFRETMQGMREGMGNLRDMSREEREKAMTEHTKKMTDSVKSILTPEQFTRLEQLQVQRAGVEALMIPTVAEKLALTADQKTKLEEIRTSSRPNLEGMRDMSREERTKMMEEMRTKRTEAQAKMMEVLTAEQKTKLEELKGASFTFPENPGFGGRGGAPGQPGQRGQGRPGNRPAPAAAPADDL from the coding sequence ATGTTGAAGATTGAACAAATTTTGAAGTCAGCGGGCCGCGTTGCCGTAGCAGTGGCTGCAGTGAGCTGTCTGTGGATTTCCACAGCTTCAGCACAGCCTCCAGGCGGTGGTCAGCGTGGTGGTTTTCAGGGTAGCATGGGTGGGGGAATGGGTGGCGGCCCTATGGGTCTGCTCATGATGCCCGAAGTTCAGACCGAACTGAAGATTACCGATGACCAGAAGACTAAATTCCGTGAAACGATGCAGGGGATGCGAGAGGGCATGGGAAATCTTCGCGATATGAGCCGCGAAGAACGCGAAAAGGCCATGACTGAACACACCAAAAAGATGACGGATTCCGTCAAGTCGATCCTCACACCCGAGCAGTTCACCCGCCTCGAACAACTTCAGGTTCAGCGTGCTGGAGTTGAAGCCCTCATGATTCCAACAGTTGCTGAAAAGCTGGCACTGACTGCCGATCAGAAGACTAAGCTCGAAGAAATTCGCACCTCATCGCGTCCAAATCTCGAAGGTATGCGCGATATGAGCCGCGAAGAACGCACCAAAATGATGGAAGAAATGCGTACCAAACGCACGGAAGCTCAGGCGAAAATGATGGAAGTTCTCACAGCCGAACAGAAGACAAAACTCGAAGAACTTAAGGGAGCTTCATTCACCTTCCCCGAAAACCCTGGCTTTGGAGGTCGTGGTGGTGCACCCGGACAGCCAGGTCAGCGTGGTCAGGGTCGCCCCGGTAATCGGCCAGCTCCTGCCGCGGCGCCTGCCGATGATCTCTAA
- a CDS encoding bifunctional heptose 7-phosphate kinase/heptose 1-phosphate adenyltransferase → MNIEDLQKLFCEFPLRRIAVLGDFFLDKYLEIDSGLLETSQETGRKAHQVVGVRRSPSAAGTVINNLAALGAGELYALGAIGDDGEGYDLHQGLRKLGCSTDGLLRCPEIRTPTSIKPTEIHIPGLQGEMHRYDVRNRHPTPQSVIAQLTAALTHILPRVDALIIMDQVEIQNTGVITSSMRDVLAELALRFPKVTFWADSRRNVRHFRNIIIKPNQFEAVGRFKPLPGDELDEKDLIPVVPRLRAETGATVFVTLGEKGIIVSDPKQQLIPGLKVTGPVDPTGAGDGATAGAVLTLASGGSVIDAAIVANLVAGVTVQQLGATGTATPAQVLAAFRQWQEQHGSLSFK, encoded by the coding sequence ATGAACATCGAGGATCTCCAAAAGCTCTTTTGCGAGTTCCCCTTGCGGCGTATTGCAGTTCTGGGAGATTTCTTTCTCGATAAGTACCTTGAGATTGATTCCGGCCTGTTAGAAACAAGTCAGGAAACAGGTCGCAAAGCCCATCAGGTGGTGGGAGTCCGCCGTAGCCCCAGTGCTGCGGGGACAGTGATCAACAACCTGGCCGCTCTAGGTGCCGGGGAACTTTATGCCCTGGGAGCCATTGGTGATGATGGCGAAGGGTACGATCTCCATCAAGGGTTGAGGAAGCTGGGTTGTTCGACAGATGGCCTGCTGCGTTGCCCTGAAATCCGCACTCCCACCAGCATCAAGCCGACAGAAATTCATATCCCGGGCCTGCAGGGAGAAATGCACCGTTACGATGTGCGAAATCGTCATCCGACACCGCAATCGGTCATCGCCCAACTTACGGCGGCACTCACACACATTTTGCCGCGAGTCGATGCGTTGATCATTATGGATCAAGTGGAAATTCAGAACACAGGCGTCATCACATCGTCGATGCGAGATGTCCTTGCTGAGTTGGCACTACGGTTTCCCAAAGTGACTTTCTGGGCCGATAGCCGACGGAATGTGCGCCACTTCCGCAATATCATCATCAAGCCCAATCAGTTCGAAGCGGTCGGACGATTCAAGCCACTCCCTGGCGACGAGCTTGATGAGAAAGATTTGATTCCGGTCGTCCCTCGCTTGCGGGCCGAAACCGGTGCGACCGTTTTTGTGACTTTGGGCGAAAAAGGGATCATCGTGAGTGATCCCAAACAGCAGCTCATCCCGGGGTTGAAGGTCACAGGTCCGGTTGATCCCACAGGTGCAGGCGATGGGGCCACAGCGGGTGCGGTGCTGACTCTGGCTTCTGGTGGTTCTGTAATCGATGCCGCCATTGTGGCCAATCTGGTGGCGGGGGTGACTGTCCAGCAATTGGGAGCAACGGGAACTGCGACTCCTGCACAGGTTCTCGCAGCATTTCGTCAATGGCAGGAGCAACACGGCTCACTTTCGTTCAAATAA
- a CDS encoding flagellar basal body rod protein-like protein, whose amino-acid sequence MSNESPSPQDSSPVTQFSQSSMLTKVLVVCASTIGVHIALLNLWPHAESFPPRHRPAEDARAAAFAESRQAAKLSEKEAALSGSRLLASTGSRTNHSSGGTEPRISEPAPFQPHASPLPLSQADSGPPNELPLKEPATLPDLPLETPVQVPNSPSQAPKAPLDHSAPRSPREMAARQQRLDVIKKELPNASEDELNIWVEQFQDVPVESLRDLIRLRQQFPVGLPKSSLEIGSQNPGIPGNSDQPSGRDSNAIPSQPDETFPGEFGSHQIPAPSSGEVLRTADVIEAVAPEIRVLRAAQHIHRQNMAQAKTIGYRRRVVQLQSHGTPLADQVPTLSTTIDPTPGEWIITERPLDLAIQGYGWFVVRHDQQQLLTRVGHLVWNENRQLAIEIGTRSYPLDPPIVAPEGCTQLLIEETGNVQAATAGSELSSLGVITMATVPDATQLLEKLPGLFATTGKSGNLTFHTAETARSGKLIAGRLEQSNVNSELELQFHRDLDDQISLLRTAWEESLSRLNWSRNE is encoded by the coding sequence ATGAGCAACGAATCACCGAGTCCACAAGATTCCTCTCCGGTTACCCAGTTTTCCCAATCGTCGATGTTGACGAAGGTTCTTGTTGTTTGTGCATCCACAATTGGGGTGCATATTGCGTTGCTGAATCTATGGCCTCATGCCGAGAGCTTTCCCCCAAGGCATCGACCAGCCGAGGACGCGCGTGCCGCAGCGTTTGCTGAAAGCCGTCAGGCGGCAAAGCTCTCGGAGAAGGAGGCGGCACTTTCTGGCAGCAGACTGCTCGCCAGTACGGGATCGCGGACGAATCATTCCTCTGGCGGAACCGAACCACGCATTTCCGAACCTGCGCCGTTCCAACCTCACGCATCGCCATTGCCTCTGTCTCAGGCAGACAGTGGCCCTCCCAATGAATTACCGCTGAAAGAACCCGCGACCTTGCCGGATCTTCCTCTGGAGACCCCGGTGCAAGTGCCGAATTCACCTTCCCAAGCTCCTAAAGCTCCATTGGATCACAGCGCTCCTCGTTCACCACGTGAAATGGCGGCTCGCCAACAACGTCTCGACGTCATCAAAAAGGAGTTGCCGAACGCCAGCGAAGACGAACTCAATATCTGGGTGGAGCAGTTCCAGGACGTCCCTGTGGAATCGCTGAGAGATCTCATTCGGCTGAGGCAGCAATTCCCTGTGGGATTGCCAAAATCTTCCCTGGAAATCGGCTCTCAGAATCCTGGGATTCCCGGAAACTCGGATCAACCGTCGGGCCGGGACTCGAATGCGATCCCATCGCAGCCCGATGAAACATTTCCCGGAGAATTTGGCAGCCACCAGATTCCTGCTCCTTCCAGCGGTGAGGTCTTGCGCACAGCCGATGTGATCGAAGCGGTGGCTCCAGAAATTCGAGTCCTTCGCGCAGCACAGCACATTCACCGCCAGAACATGGCTCAGGCGAAGACAATTGGTTATCGCCGCCGGGTGGTCCAACTCCAAAGCCATGGCACTCCACTGGCAGATCAAGTGCCGACTTTGAGTACGACCATCGACCCAACACCCGGCGAATGGATCATTACCGAAAGACCCCTGGACCTCGCGATTCAAGGCTACGGTTGGTTTGTTGTGCGACATGATCAACAACAACTGCTGACACGGGTGGGCCATCTCGTCTGGAATGAAAACAGGCAGCTCGCTATCGAGATTGGCACAAGGTCTTATCCGTTGGACCCGCCCATCGTCGCGCCTGAAGGCTGCACACAACTGCTGATTGAAGAGACTGGCAACGTTCAAGCCGCCACAGCGGGGAGTGAGCTTTCATCGCTGGGTGTCATCACGATGGCCACAGTCCCCGATGCGACTCAGCTTCTGGAAAAACTTCCCGGCTTGTTTGCAACAACTGGCAAATCGGGAAACTTGACCTTCCATACCGCTGAGACGGCTCGATCTGGTAAACTGATTGCTGGCCGGTTGGAACAATCTAACGTGAACTCCGAATTGGAATTGCAGTTTCATCGGGATCTGGATGATCAGATCAGTTTGCTGCGAACTGCCTGGGAAGAATCGTTGTCGAGATTGAACTGGTCAAGAAATGAATGA
- a CDS encoding efflux RND transporter periplasmic adaptor subunit yields the protein MTATAQITDPNPPPAMIHPATPAKPGSSLTRGIVIVITLAVVSLVGYWFWREKFSSGKTTTPRDSQSLLVTQETRLSEGESTHSVAASPGSNPQDSPDLAAKAKPAVIVTTSPALVANVQRMLKAVGTLEGFEEISLSPQVGGRILAIHKEVGDLVAPGDLLMEIDPQDALLTVKECQSALDLELSKLGLKEPPGQNFNVEAVPAVQKAMLLELNSLRTLERVRQLASQKVTTQDDLERAETNYEVAKVEARQQRLLAGETIAAIRQKIALLKTAEKRLQDTRVVVPTLTCLEGDVKVPCSPQLTVAERHASEGENVVVTQISPVFLLVIEHPLKLKVSLPERVMGQVKTGQKVRVTIEAYPGEIFTGEVKRVNPTIQRSSRTFEVEVAIPNEDRRLKSGSFAVAQILTDHRPTAVVVPESAIVRFAGVVKLFKVTPQKTVREVLVILGERIEQQVDGKSVPYVEVTGDLQPGETVVTSGQSQLVDGIAITLREPAPNTTSEATAAPAKGAHQ from the coding sequence GTGACCGCGACTGCCCAGATCACCGATCCGAATCCTCCGCCCGCTATGATTCACCCGGCAACTCCCGCAAAGCCGGGATCGTCCCTGACCCGGGGCATCGTGATCGTCATAACGCTGGCTGTCGTCTCGCTGGTGGGATACTGGTTTTGGCGAGAAAAGTTTTCCTCGGGAAAGACGACAACTCCTCGGGATTCTCAATCGCTATTGGTAACTCAAGAAACCCGCCTCAGTGAGGGGGAAAGCACTCACTCTGTGGCTGCATCTCCAGGATCAAATCCTCAGGATTCACCTGATCTGGCCGCGAAGGCAAAACCGGCCGTGATTGTCACGACCAGCCCTGCCCTGGTCGCCAATGTGCAGCGGATGCTCAAAGCGGTGGGCACGCTCGAAGGATTTGAAGAAATCAGCCTCAGCCCGCAAGTTGGTGGGAGAATTCTGGCAATCCACAAAGAAGTGGGTGATCTCGTCGCACCGGGTGATCTGCTCATGGAGATCGATCCTCAGGATGCCCTGCTGACGGTCAAGGAATGCCAGAGTGCTTTGGATCTGGAACTCTCGAAACTGGGTTTGAAGGAACCGCCGGGGCAAAACTTTAACGTCGAGGCTGTCCCGGCCGTCCAGAAGGCGATGTTATTGGAACTGAATTCTCTTCGCACTTTGGAGCGAGTGCGACAACTCGCCTCTCAAAAAGTCACGACTCAGGATGACCTGGAACGAGCCGAAACAAATTACGAAGTGGCCAAGGTCGAGGCTCGCCAGCAACGATTGCTGGCTGGAGAAACGATAGCCGCCATTCGCCAGAAAATTGCACTTCTAAAAACGGCTGAAAAGCGACTGCAAGATACGCGGGTGGTGGTCCCGACACTGACCTGCCTCGAAGGTGATGTCAAAGTTCCCTGTTCGCCACAATTGACCGTGGCCGAGCGTCATGCTTCGGAAGGCGAAAATGTTGTCGTGACTCAGATTTCCCCCGTCTTTCTTCTGGTGATCGAACATCCTTTGAAGCTGAAGGTATCACTTCCTGAAAGAGTCATGGGACAGGTCAAGACCGGGCAAAAAGTGCGGGTAACCATTGAAGCCTACCCTGGTGAGATCTTCACCGGCGAGGTGAAACGCGTGAACCCGACCATTCAGAGAAGCAGCCGGACGTTTGAAGTTGAAGTGGCGATCCCGAATGAAGATCGCCGCCTGAAATCTGGATCTTTTGCTGTCGCTCAGATTCTGACGGATCACCGCCCGACGGCTGTCGTGGTACCTGAATCAGCGATTGTGAGGTTTGCCGGGGTGGTCAAGCTTTTCAAAGTGACGCCGCAAAAAACAGTGCGGGAAGTTCTCGTGATTCTTGGCGAACGCATCGAGCAGCAGGTTGATGGCAAAAGCGTTCCTTATGTGGAAGTGACGGGTGATCTTCAGCCAGGTGAAACCGTCGTGACATCCGGTCAGTCACAACTGGTCGATGGAATCGCCATCACACTGCGTGAGCCTGCACCGAATACGACTTCTGAGGCAACTGCTGCTCCAGCGAAAGGAGCCCACCAGTGA
- a CDS encoding TetR/AcrR family transcriptional regulator has translation MNSPIKPGRPANPQLRKQREEEILQAAAALFAEKGYAPTDLQELAQRLGVGKGTVYRYFPTKQDLFLATVKHEITRFTTTLESMVPRDAPLIEQMSLVIEAYLQFFQQNPDVVELMVIERSHFKHRRPTYFDLEDDPSCARWDALVSALMEQGVMRSMPLEKVRRVVGDLIYGTMFSNYMAGRIANPQEQAQEIMDLLYGGLLTGEGWEVWRTHMNTLCSLRHPNDNKEPPSSTPASHRN, from the coding sequence ATGAACTCACCCATCAAGCCCGGACGCCCTGCGAATCCCCAGTTGCGTAAGCAGCGCGAAGAGGAGATCCTTCAGGCGGCGGCGGCTCTCTTTGCAGAAAAAGGATACGCGCCGACCGATTTACAGGAACTTGCTCAGAGGTTGGGTGTCGGTAAGGGGACGGTCTACCGCTACTTCCCCACGAAGCAGGACCTCTTTCTCGCTACGGTGAAGCATGAGATTACGAGATTCACAACGACCCTCGAAAGCATGGTACCACGCGACGCTCCTCTCATTGAGCAGATGTCCCTCGTCATCGAAGCTTACCTGCAGTTCTTTCAGCAGAATCCGGATGTCGTCGAACTGATGGTGATTGAAAGATCACACTTCAAGCATCGACGCCCCACGTACTTCGATCTCGAAGACGATCCCTCCTGTGCCCGCTGGGATGCACTTGTTTCAGCACTCATGGAACAAGGGGTCATGCGCTCCATGCCTCTCGAAAAAGTTCGGCGGGTCGTGGGAGATCTCATCTATGGCACCATGTTTTCCAATTACATGGCCGGAAGAATCGCCAATCCCCAGGAGCAGGCTCAAGAAATTATGGATCTGCTCTATGGAGGCTTACTGACTGGCGAGGGATGGGAGGTCTGGAGGACCCACATGAACACTCTCTGCTCATTACGTCACCCGAACGATAACAAAGAGCCTCCGAGTTCAACGCCAGCCTCACATAGAAACTAA
- the rsgA gene encoding ribosome small subunit-dependent GTPase A: MAKKPKPQLRANLLKNRSTRQRKNDFTRDVEVDADRVFELKSSERVRGRNEMSRKRTISGATLDGNRIVLEIDPEKALYGRVLSSVGSTQCTVQVEDGRRFMCSVRRIVRTVARETRNAVVAGDKVWITASDETTGVIERVEPREGVLSRGHQNREHILVANVSQMLIVGSAAQPNLKPALIDRFLVSAGKGGVHPIVCVNKIDLVDPVELVSLLGWYSQIGCDVVMTSVTTGYGVDRLRQLLKNEQTVFAGQSGVGKSSLLNAVQPGLSLQTGQVSEVTQKGKHTTRYTQLLPLIEGGWVVDTPGIRQMELWDVRPEEIEGYFVEFRPFVALCRFPSCRHYREEDCAVIRAVQMDLIPRVRYESYLRMMLGDDA; this comes from the coding sequence ATGGCCAAAAAGCCGAAACCTCAACTGCGGGCCAACCTGCTGAAGAATCGCAGCACGCGGCAACGCAAGAATGATTTCACCAGAGATGTGGAAGTCGATGCGGACCGCGTTTTTGAATTGAAATCGAGCGAGCGTGTTCGCGGCCGCAATGAAATGAGCCGCAAACGCACCATCAGCGGTGCCACGCTGGATGGCAACCGGATTGTGCTCGAGATTGATCCCGAGAAGGCACTTTATGGTCGAGTCCTCTCTTCTGTGGGATCGACTCAATGCACTGTCCAGGTTGAAGATGGCCGCCGATTCATGTGCAGTGTCCGGCGCATTGTCAGAACAGTCGCCCGCGAAACCCGGAATGCCGTCGTGGCGGGCGATAAGGTCTGGATCACAGCCTCTGATGAGACAACGGGTGTGATCGAGCGAGTCGAGCCCCGCGAAGGAGTCCTCTCCCGTGGGCACCAGAATCGCGAACACATTCTGGTGGCGAACGTGAGCCAGATGCTCATTGTGGGCTCGGCAGCGCAGCCGAATCTGAAGCCAGCGCTCATCGATCGTTTTCTTGTCAGTGCCGGTAAGGGAGGCGTACACCCGATTGTCTGCGTCAATAAAATCGACCTGGTTGATCCCGTCGAGTTGGTCTCACTTTTGGGTTGGTATTCCCAGATTGGCTGCGACGTCGTGATGACGAGCGTGACCACTGGCTACGGTGTGGATCGATTGCGGCAACTGCTCAAAAATGAACAGACGGTCTTCGCCGGGCAAAGCGGTGTCGGGAAATCGAGCCTGCTCAATGCTGTTCAGCCCGGATTGTCTCTCCAGACCGGCCAGGTGAGTGAAGTCACGCAGAAAGGCAAACACACAACGCGGTACACACAACTCTTGCCACTGATTGAAGGTGGCTGGGTTGTCGATACGCCCGGCATCCGGCAGATGGAACTCTGGGATGTTCGACCGGAAGAAATCGAAGGCTATTTTGTCGAGTTTCGCCCCTTTGTGGCGCTGTGCCGCTTCCCCAGTTGCCGCCATTATCGGGAAGAAGATTGTGCCGTGATCCGGGCTGTGCAGATGGATCTGATCCCACGAGTACGCTACGAGAGCTATCTGCGAATGATGCTCGGCGACGACGCCTGA